One stretch of Aquimarina sp. Aq107 DNA includes these proteins:
- a CDS encoding PorP/SprF family type IX secretion system membrane protein has translation MIKKILYISTLIFCSHLVNAQDGSSNTSGILPSDIPLHNSLKYNRFMFNPTFSLVRENKNSINIYNRNPRASFSDNSQTYFLNYSARFEEKTGIGVGLFQQNVGIFRFFGATLNYAYNIELNRDMNFTFGVNLSYSQSALKSNLDEAQVNDDIINNYENSSVFLLRPGVNFNYGNFDVGVSVGNLVTYNLTASELLTDNFEYSGHVMYTTELDWRRIDNELRGMVYASKPGEQDLRYGGNVLFEIPKYGWAQLGYNSFYGGSIGIGANITKVVSIGYTVEPGIGGDATAAEFGATHEFGLAFNFAKEERRSKRRNISSKSSLQRDSEIRRLKKEILDQNKIIRELQRTGGDSLSQAQRTMNRLERSIQEAKEEEARKARQLALQREEEVKLLNKQAEELAAQKKLELEMSEQKAEEERLAAQKNLELEIEERRKAEEAAGIQAEEARIAAEEAAREAEAEQQEAAAEAEAEERRKAEEATKLAEQAAEIERQEIAAEEARKQAEAQAAREEEERLAAQKKLEVEMAEQKAEEERLAAQKRLEVEIAEQKAEEERLAAQKKLELEMAEQRRREESQKTLEREVTVQKDQEAEAARLAEEERLRQEAEAARLAEEERQRQEAEAARLAEEERQRQEAEAARLAEEERQRQEAEAARLAEEERQRQEAEAARLAEEERLRQEAEAARLAEEERQRQEAEAARLAEEERLRQEAEAARLAEEERQRQEAEAARLAEEERLRQEAEAARLAEEERQRQEAEAARLAEEERLRQEAEAARLAEEERQRQEAEAARLAEEERQRQEAEAARLAEEERQRQEAEAARLAEEERQRQEAEAENDGGEDLEEIQKELDNSSRITDKLIASRDSLLTSSKNLDKREFNKLLESLVSMSDEAEEVKKNNDPTSSKRLTSKNRFIKFAEATRPEAKYATKYIPGYPEGFYLIGNVFRGGTYADSFTNKLKDLGFNDSQVILNPENQYQYVAIKYYANKEEAAENYLNNIGNKYFGDMWILNIAKSRVESLKRLVQESRLIKDTVKDDTVLTESLSYIGGHNIENGYYLITNIFKRENYFERGMERLKSQGLEPKFFRNPKDNYIYVYLDRFDTLDSAKQSLFSNVNNTYNGDLYILKIQ, from the coding sequence ATGATTAAAAAAATACTTTATATATCCACATTAATTTTTTGCTCACATCTTGTGAATGCACAAGATGGATCATCTAATACATCAGGTATATTGCCATCAGATATTCCGTTACATAATTCTCTTAAGTATAATCGATTTATGTTTAACCCTACCTTTTCCTTGGTAAGAGAGAATAAAAATTCAATAAACATATATAATCGAAACCCTAGAGCGAGTTTTAGTGATAATTCTCAGACATATTTTCTTAATTACTCTGCTAGATTTGAGGAAAAAACTGGGATAGGTGTTGGCTTGTTTCAACAGAATGTAGGGATATTTAGGTTTTTTGGTGCTACATTAAATTATGCATATAATATAGAATTAAATAGAGATATGAATTTTACGTTTGGGGTAAATTTAAGTTATTCCCAAAGTGCTTTAAAAAGTAATCTTGACGAGGCACAAGTAAATGACGACATAATCAATAATTACGAAAATAGCTCCGTATTTTTATTACGCCCTGGAGTAAACTTCAATTATGGTAATTTCGATGTTGGTGTATCCGTAGGAAATCTAGTTACTTATAATCTTACCGCGAGCGAATTATTAACTGATAATTTCGAATATTCTGGTCATGTAATGTATACTACAGAATTGGACTGGAGAAGAATTGATAATGAATTACGTGGAATGGTTTACGCTTCTAAACCAGGTGAACAGGATTTAAGATATGGAGGTAATGTCTTATTCGAAATACCAAAATACGGATGGGCACAACTTGGCTATAATAGTTTTTATGGAGGTTCTATAGGGATTGGAGCAAACATTACAAAAGTGGTTTCTATAGGTTATACTGTTGAACCAGGTATTGGTGGAGATGCTACGGCTGCCGAGTTCGGAGCTACGCACGAGTTTGGACTAGCGTTTAATTTTGCTAAAGAAGAACGTAGAAGTAAAAGACGAAATATTTCTTCAAAAAGTTCATTACAGAGGGATTCCGAAATTAGAAGACTTAAGAAAGAGATCTTAGATCAAAATAAAATAATAAGAGAATTACAAAGAACAGGAGGAGATTCTCTTAGTCAAGCACAAAGAACAATGAATAGATTAGAGAGATCTATTCAAGAAGCTAAAGAAGAAGAAGCTAGAAAAGCAAGACAATTAGCTTTACAAAGAGAAGAAGAAGTAAAATTACTCAATAAGCAAGCAGAAGAATTAGCCGCTCAAAAGAAGTTAGAGCTTGAGATGTCAGAGCAAAAAGCTGAAGAAGAAAGATTAGCTGCTCAGAAAAATCTTGAATTAGAAATTGAAGAGAGAAGAAAAGCTGAAGAAGCTGCAGGAATACAAGCAGAAGAAGCAAGAATAGCTGCTGAAGAAGCTGCTAGAGAAGCCGAAGCTGAACAACAAGAAGCTGCTGCCGAAGCCGAAGCCGAAGAGAGAAGAAAAGCTGAAGAAGCGACTAAACTTGCTGAACAAGCTGCTGAGATTGAGAGACAAGAAATAGCTGCTGAAGAAGCTAGAAAACAAGCGGAAGCTCAAGCCGCTAGAGAAGAAGAAGAAAGGTTAGCTGCTCAGAAGAAACTAGAAGTTGAAATGGCTGAGCAAAAAGCTGAAGAAGAAAGATTAGCTGCACAGAAGAGATTAGAGGTTGAAATAGCGGAGCAAAAGGCCGAGGAAGAAAGGTTAGCTGCTCAGAAGAAATTGGAGTTGGAGATGGCTGAGCAGAGAAGAAGAGAAGAGTCTCAGAAAACACTGGAAAGAGAAGTTACTGTACAAAAAGATCAAGAAGCAGAAGCTGCAAGATTGGCTGAAGAAGAAAGATTAAGACAAGAAGCAGAAGCAGCAAGATTGGCTGAAGAAGAGAGACAGAGACAAGAAGCAGAAGCTGCAAGATTGGCTGAAGAAGAGAGACAGAGACAGGAAGCAGAAGCTGCAAGATTGGCTGAAGAAGAGAGACAGAGACAGGAAGCAGAAGCTGCAAGATTGGCTGAAGAAGAGAGACAGAGACAAGAAGCAGAAGCTGCAAGATTGGCTGAAGAAGAGAGATTAAGACAAGAAGCAGAAGCAGCAAGATTGGCTGAAGAAGAGAGACAGAGACAAGAAGCAGAAGCTGCAAGGTTAGCTGAAGAAGAGAGATTAAGACAAGAAGCAGAAGCAGCAAGATTGGCTGAAGAAGAGAGACAGAGACAAGAAGCAGAAGCTGCAAGATTGGCTGAAGAAGAGAGATTAAGACAAGAAGCAGAAGCAGCAAGATTGGCTGAAGAAGAAAGACAAAGACAGGAAGCAGAAGCTGCAAGATTGGCTGAAGAAGAAAGATTAAGACAAGAAGCAGAAGCAGCAAGATTGGCTGAAGAAGAGAGACAGAGACAGGAAGCAGAAGCTGCAAGATTGGCTGAAGAAGAGAGACAGAGACAGGAAGCAGAAGCAGCAAGATTGGCTGAAGAAGAGAGACAGAGACAAGAAGCAGAAGCAGCAAGATTGGCTGAAGAAGAGAGACAGAGACAAGAAGCAGAAGCTGAAAATGATGGAGGTGAAGATTTAGAAGAAATACAAAAGGAATTAGACAATAGTAGTAGAATTACTGATAAATTAATTGCATCTAGAGATTCTCTATTAACATCCTCGAAAAACTTAGATAAGAGAGAGTTTAATAAACTTTTAGAGTCTTTAGTAAGTATGAGTGATGAAGCTGAAGAGGTTAAGAAAAACAATGATCCTACAAGCTCTAAGAGACTTACTTCTAAAAATAGATTTATAAAGTTCGCTGAAGCAACAAGACCCGAAGCTAAATATGCAACTAAATATATTCCAGGATATCCAGAAGGTTTTTATCTGATCGGAAATGTGTTTAGAGGAGGAACTTATGCTGATAGTTTTACTAATAAGTTAAAAGATTTAGGTTTTAACGATTCTCAGGTAATCTTAAATCCAGAAAACCAATATCAATATGTTGCTATAAAATACTATGCTAATAAAGAGGAAGCAGCAGAGAATTATTTGAATAATATTGGTAATAAGTATTTTGGTGATATGTGGATATTAAATATCGCTAAGAGTAGAGTAGAATCTTTAAAAAGGTTGGTTCAAGAGTCAAGATTAATTAAGGATACAGTAAAAGATGATACCGTTTTAACAGAAAGTTTATCCTATATAGGAGGGCATAATATTGAGAACGGTTATTACTTAATAACAAACATTTTCAAAAGAGAAAATTATTTTGAAAGAGGAATGGAGAGATTGAAGTCTCAAGGTTTAGAGCCTAAGTTTTTCAGGAATCCAAAAGATAATTATATATATGTTTATTTAGATAGATTTGACACATTAGATAGTGCAAAGCAGAGCTTGTTCTCTAATGTTAATAATACATATAATGGCGATCTATATATATTAAAGATACAATAG
- a CDS encoding gliding motility-associated C-terminal domain-containing protein encodes MNKRLNLLIVMIVLAMGIHVAKAQRNIGPPSLTSAPQACGTLTNGFDFTAELSPGNALPTNNEFILELSDATGSFANQSDITELGRVTGPNNGTAATSNIDFTNISVPTNANSDDFRLRVRASEVDITSEISDAIAFHFFDDNLEIILNGRDEIIFCNVASFAKEIAVEVRDENDNNVDVNTLKWEWLKDGAIIPGENSPSLIITEVGRYIARVPLGLCNNFFNPLNRSNAVDASLINPDDITIVTDDDFSFCPDEFKELRASLIDFSYNYQWIKDGEELDGEISPNIILPDNDFGGEYTLRIELSDDCTLTTDLVTVTNEGSSITVPLPEGLILLPTQILTLTVETDAPIGSTFRWIRDTNVLIQGITTGPTITFDVPVNGVGDYRIEIDALFPDDPCMTMLFSETIIRSAERFDIVIAPDEVVDCEQDPITITLTEMVGITSTGDRVPLTTEQFNFFDFEWFNDGVSTGETSLSLDVSRSDSGGSFELRAVFRPGGLPDAVSNNLPIDFLSSDIVLDITPPVLEPGESVVLTAPLNVNFTYEWYVIENGEEVLIDGETTNTLTVTEDGNYFARISTSLCTTDTQIAVVGGPAALSELIPNVITPGGNVANDAWVLPNSFSENDVEVTIYSSNGKIDFQKTGGYNADWPNDSASQASELIYYYIISRSSTVVKKGTITVMR; translated from the coding sequence ATGAATAAAAGACTTAACCTCTTAATCGTCATGATAGTTTTGGCAATGGGTATCCATGTCGCCAAAGCGCAGCGTAATATAGGTCCGCCATCGCTTACTTCGGCTCCTCAAGCTTGTGGTACTTTGACGAATGGTTTTGATTTCACTGCGGAACTGTCACCTGGTAATGCATTACCAACCAATAATGAATTTATTTTAGAACTTTCAGATGCTACAGGAAGTTTTGCCAATCAATCGGATATAACAGAATTAGGAAGAGTTACCGGTCCAAATAATGGAACTGCGGCTACTTCTAATATAGATTTTACAAATATTTCTGTACCTACTAATGCCAATAGCGATGATTTCAGATTACGGGTAAGGGCTTCAGAGGTTGATATAACAAGTGAAATCTCTGATGCAATAGCATTTCATTTTTTTGATGATAATTTAGAAATAATATTAAATGGTAGAGATGAGATAATTTTTTGTAATGTAGCTTCATTTGCCAAAGAGATAGCTGTTGAAGTTAGAGATGAAAATGATAACAATGTTGATGTTAATACATTGAAATGGGAATGGTTAAAGGATGGAGCGATAATTCCGGGAGAAAATAGCCCATCTTTAATAATTACAGAAGTAGGAAGATATATAGCAAGAGTTCCACTAGGATTATGTAATAATTTTTTCAATCCCCTTAATAGATCGAATGCTGTAGATGCTTCATTGATTAATCCTGATGATATTACAATAGTAACGGATGATGATTTTTCATTTTGCCCTGATGAATTCAAAGAATTGAGAGCAAGCTTAATAGATTTTTCATATAACTATCAGTGGATAAAGGATGGTGAAGAACTAGATGGCGAAATTTCTCCAAATATAATTTTACCTGATAATGATTTCGGTGGAGAGTATACTTTACGAATAGAATTAAGTGATGATTGTACGCTAACTACCGACTTAGTAACAGTTACTAATGAGGGTTCAAGCATAACAGTTCCACTTCCAGAAGGTTTGATATTGTTACCAACACAGATATTAACTTTAACTGTAGAAACTGATGCCCCAATCGGAAGTACATTTAGATGGATACGAGATACAAATGTTTTAATTCAAGGAATTACAACAGGTCCAACAATTACTTTTGATGTACCAGTAAATGGGGTTGGGGATTATAGAATAGAGATTGATGCACTATTTCCGGATGATCCATGTATGACAATGTTGTTTTCTGAAACTATAATAAGATCAGCCGAAAGGTTTGATATTGTCATAGCGCCAGATGAAGTTGTTGATTGTGAACAGGATCCAATTACAATTACATTGACCGAAATGGTGGGAATAACCTCGACAGGAGATCGGGTTCCACTGACAACGGAACAATTTAATTTTTTCGATTTCGAATGGTTTAATGATGGAGTCTCAACTGGTGAGACTTCTTTGTCGTTAGATGTTAGTCGTTCAGATAGCGGAGGAAGTTTTGAATTAAGAGCTGTTTTTAGACCAGGAGGTTTACCAGATGCTGTCTCTAATAATTTACCTATTGACTTTTTATCTAGCGATATAGTATTGGATATTACTCCTCCAGTTTTAGAACCTGGAGAGTCTGTTGTGTTGACAGCGCCATTAAATGTGAATTTCACATATGAGTGGTATGTAATTGAAAATGGGGAAGAAGTTTTAATAGATGGCGAAACAACGAATACGTTAACCGTAACAGAAGATGGAAATTATTTTGCCAGAATAAGTACTTCTTTATGTACTACAGATACACAAATTGCTGTGGTCGGAGGACCGGCAGCGTTATCGGAATTAATCCCTAATGTTATTACACCTGGAGGAAATGTCGCAAATGATGCGTGGGTTTTACCAAATTCATTTAGCGAAAATGATGTAGAAGTAACTATATACTCATCGAATGGAAAAATAGATTTCCAAAAAACTGGAGGTTATAATGCAGATTGGCCTAATGATTCTGCATCTCAAGCAAGTGAACTTATTTATTATTATATAATTTCTAGAAGTAGTACAGTTGTTAAAAAGGGGACAATTACAGTAATGAGATAA
- a CDS encoding OmpH family outer membrane protein gives MRNFIWIAIAIIGLTSCNQQIEKTGFVNNTKVVSDFNEMKTAKEKWTKKNNEVRAELEEKAKQFQIEVQGYQNIMKSMSQTNREKKEQELMVKQQGLQREQQTRMQEIQQGSQAEIDSIISKVEGFIKEYGKKNGYTYIYGETEVKNLFYAKEELDLTDKIIEELNGEKTSNE, from the coding sequence ATGAGAAATTTTATATGGATTGCTATTGCGATAATAGGATTGACTTCTTGCAATCAGCAAATTGAGAAAACTGGTTTTGTAAATAATACAAAAGTAGTATCTGATTTTAATGAGATGAAGACCGCTAAAGAAAAGTGGACTAAGAAAAATAATGAAGTACGTGCAGAATTAGAAGAGAAAGCAAAGCAATTTCAAATTGAGGTACAAGGATATCAAAATATTATGAAATCAATGTCTCAAACAAATAGAGAAAAGAAGGAGCAGGAATTGATGGTGAAGCAACAAGGCTTGCAAAGAGAACAGCAAACAAGAATGCAAGAAATTCAGCAAGGTAGTCAAGCTGAAATAGACTCCATTATTTCAAAAGTAGAGGGTTTTATAAAAGAATATGGTAAGAAAAATGGATATACGTATATCTATGGAGAAACAGAAGTGAAAAATTTGTTTTATGCGAAAGAAGAGTTAGATCTTACGGATAAAATTATAGAAGAACTTAATGGAGAAAAGACATCTAATGAGTAA